The Aedes albopictus strain Foshan chromosome 1, AalbF5, whole genome shotgun sequence genomic interval TCCCCAAGCGGCAAAactggcctactgctcatctttttcGTGTGTGTTACTGTCGATTGGCAACGCAACGCAACCTGTGCCTGATCGAATCTTGCTTGGAAATTTGTTTGTGTTAGCAAtagggatggcccgcgaaatcgcattgtgttgtttgagtTGGCTTGCTCCATGCACGATAGGCGTAgtctgttcgagtttgacgtgcctgctcCCTCCCTGGTTTTAAGGGATCCCAAGCAGTTTTTAAAGCGCTTGCAGGAATTGGCAGGAGGAAGATTTCAGGCATGTTTTAAGGGATTGTGGGAGCATTTCAGGTAAGTTTCAGGGCAACTGTTCCATGAATGTGGCGCTTCAATCAAATAGTTCAGGGCAGTTGTGGTGCTTCTTGGTCCTGGAGCCCATGTAAAGCAACTGAAACccctggaatcctcctggaatggtTTAAATATGCAACGCTTAAAAAGAATGGCAGGGGGTATAAAGGATGTTTTATGGGATATCCGGGTGTTATAAGGGATTTTGGGAGTATTTAGGTAAGTTTCAGAACAGCTGtttgttgattgatttgtctttattagagagactttcagcccttggctggttcgtctctttcctgaGAAAGGTGAGCCAGAGGGGCTCACCTGGTAAAAAGCTACAAAGTCTGGCAGTTTACATATCATTCGGGTATGTGAGGGCCCAGAGGGGGCCCCCGGggagaaaaaatacatttcattttTGTCAAAGATTTTGTTTGCTGCTGTCCGTTTTCCTTCGGTTTATGGTGCCGGTGATGTGGGCCCGAGAGGCCCACCGCTCACCGGGGGAAGGGGGTTGTATGCCGGTCAGGTTGTCCGTCCTATCCTGTGGGGTCCTGGGAGCCAACAGCTGTTTGTTGAATTTGGCttaattttagtttttttcaATGTCAAGGcagagtcaaatcaatgtcaaaTCAATAGATATTTCTTTAATTTGTTGCACCAATTGGTTTCAGGTCAAATGTGGTGTTTCTTAGTCCTTGAGCCCcctggaatttccctgaaatcccctaaaacgtcCATGAAACTCCATGAACACCTTAAAAACGTTCCTAAAAGCCTTTGGAAACCCAAGAAACACTAAAAATCCCCAAAACAGCCAAGTGTATTCTATAGTATCAAAGAAAATATACTGATTAAGCAGAATTGGCACTCTCAATTAACCGTAAACAATTCTCGAAAAAATAGCTACCATATTGTCGCGACCGACATCTGACGAGTCCATTCTGATCGTTTGCCCAGCTATCAACTGGGTCGGATGACTGTCGCAAGAAAACTCACGAATCGAGGAAATGGCGCTCTGGGTGTGAGCCTCGGCCCGGCGGGGTGGGAAGTAACAGcgagagaatttttcaaagccTCGCTGCTACCGTCAGCTCGATCCAACTCTTAGTGTGTTGCACGCTCCGTGTCCGATGGAAGAATGAATGAAATGCGCTTCGCGCAGTTCGTTTTATTCAGTCCAATGCCCGGACAGGCGCACGCTCAGTGGGCGCTCGGATTGAGCCTCGGCCCGGCGGGGTGGGAAGTAACAGcgagagaatttttcaaagccTCGCTGCTACCGTCAGCTCGATCCAACTCTTAGTGTGTTGCACGCTCCGTGTCCGATGGAAGAATGAATGAAATGCGCTTCGCGCAGTTCGTTTTATTCAATCCAATGTCCAGACTAGTACACAGTGGGTGGGCGCTCGAAGTGAGTCTCGGCTCGGCGGGGTGGGAAGCAAAAGCAGacggtgaagttttttttttttttttttttcaattaccgaTGGGCGGAGCACAAACAACAGACATTATCCCGATGGCTTTCTTTCAGACAGTTTGTGATAGGTTTTCATTCTGTGAATTCCACAACAGTTGTTTTCAATgctttacattttatttgtacatttttACAATTGTCAATCTCATATACTACAATCCCCTCCTCCTCTACTCTCATGAAATGATGAATtatgtgttttattttattattttattactttttttttttatatacatgGTTTTCTTTATTACCGATGAACTAATTGTTAATAAATCATTCTTATTTCTTTGTTGATGTATTGACTTACATTAAGTTAAAATAATAGCTATGACATCAATCAACAATTTAATTTATTATTTGATATTGATTTTCCTCGTTCCGCTTATTTTAGTCATATATGTTGTACAACACCATGTCTTTCAGCTTGCTTGGCAGCCGCTTCTCTCGTTGCGGCCGTGGCATTGGCACTACGGCGCTGCCTCCCTTGGATTGACCTCCAGGTACATCAACATTCGACGATCCATCTGTAGAAAGTAAAACTCAGTAGATTTATTCTTAGTTATTTGTTTTAACTTACCAATGTTTCTATCTTTATCGATATTTGGATATGTTTGCTGAAGATCCATATTTTGAGCTGCTTCGAATCTTTTGTCCACGCTCTCAGAGTGTTTCGAAATGTTACCACCTTGAAAATTAGATAATAAGCTGAATCCTTGAATAATAaaattaagaaaatatttcaCCTTTTTCTGACACTGCATCATTACTGGGAATGCCAGCAAAACTTTGAAAGTTATCAGAATTTTCCTGACAGTGGTCTTCGCAATCTTGGATGGCCCTCTTAGCATCCCCTACGTTCCTTGAATAAATCACTCCTCGGCTGCTTTTTACTACAAGTTTGGCTCCATCTCGTGCTATAACCGTGAACTTTTCAGGATTGAAATTTGAATCTGACTTATTTCGCTTGGTTTGCGTTAAGATGACTTTATCTCCAACTGCGAGGTCCGAATCTTTGGCATTTCTTCGAAAATCTGCATTCTTCTTGCTTTCGAGCTTCGAATACGCATCCTTCTCTCTGATATCTTCACGGTCCAGTTCTGGCGATGCTTGAGTCTTCCATAATCCAGGGAATGTTCCTCGGAATTTCCAGCCAACTAACAGCTCGAATGGCGTTACTCCCAGACGAGTGAGTGGCCGTACTTTATTGTGCATGTGCACGTATTTGTTCAGGGCTTGTCTCCAATTTACTCCATCCAATTTAGAGGCTGACAATGCTCGCTTTATCCCTTCGTTTTGCCTTTCAACAGCTCCGTTGGATTGTGGGCAAAGAGGAATCGATTTGCGGATCTTGATCCCTTTATTTTCCCAGGTCTGTACGAATTTATCGCTTTGAAAAGGGGGGCCATTATCACTTTGCAGCACCAAAGGATAACCCCAGTCGGCGAAGATTTTGTGCAGAGCCGTGATTGTGGAATCTGCATCCATGTGTTTCATCTCTATGACGTGCAAATAACGCGAGTATGTGTCGACGATCACGAGAAATTCTCCAAATCCAAACTCTTTGTCAGTGAAGAAGTCAATCTGTAAAATTTCCCACGGACCATAGGTGTTGCTGACAGTGAAAACTTCGGTGAACTTTCGGATCTTCTTTAGCAAACCCAGAGTTGATGTGAGAATGCTTTAAGAAATTTTAATCCAATTCACGTGTGAAAGTTCAATGTGTCAGTCTTTGTCGAACGAGTTTTATGTATGTAACGTTTAAGATacaaattcaataatttttcaatttaaaCATTTAGAAATTAGACTAAGATTTTAATTTGTGCATGTGCTATCGGTCGATACGTTGGTTATTATTTATGCTTTGTCAATGTCATTGTCAGTTGTCCTGTCATCTGTACCTGTCAATGTCACTGTCACAGCCTTATCCCTGCGAGAATTCATGGTTGCTTCAAGGCCGGTATACACCGAGTGATCGTTGCCAACAATCCCCGACCCGTATTGCTGGGAGGTCCCTCCAGCAGTATCGCAACTTTGTACCTGGATCACCGCCAATTTGGCTACCGGTCTCTGAAGAACTTTACCGTTGATTTGAACATCAGCGACCCGAACTCTGCCATCTTTTCCTGGATATATTCTAACAACTTTGCCTCGGGCCCAACTATTCCGCATACCTTCCTCTACTACAATCACTAAATCGCCAGGTTTTATCGGTGGGGAGTCTTCGAACCACTTGGTACGGCCTCTGATGTTCGGTAGATATTCCCTGATCCATCTGGACCAGAAGAGATCCAGCAGATGTTGCGCGTGCCCCCAATTAGTTTTGAGAGACACTTTCGATGTGATAGGAAGTTTGGCAGGCTGAACCACACCGCTGGAGCTAAGCATCACAAAATGATTAGGTGTGAGCGCTTCGTCATCTTCGGAATCCAGTGGAACATGTGTCAAAGGCCTAGAGTTGACTATGGCTTCCACCTCAGCTACTACGGTTCCAAATGTCTCCTCGTCCGGGTTTCTGCTTGTTGAGAGCACAGCTAGTCCAGTCTTCACTGAACGTACTAATCGTTCCCACGATCCTCCCATGTGTGGGGCGGCTGGCGGGTTGAGAATCCACTGAGTGTTGCTGTTGGTGAAAGTTTCGGCTAGTTTCCCGTTGATCCCAGCTATCTCTTGAATCAACTCCTTCCTTGCGCCGTGAAAATTGGTTCCTTGATCGCTGAAGATCCTTTGTGGAGCGCCTCTTCTCGCGATAAACCTTCGTACAGCCATTTTGCAGGACTCTGTCGATAAGCTGCTGACAACCTCCAGATGAATCGCTCTCACGGTTTGACAGACAAATAAAGCTATCCATCTTTTTACGTTGCTACGTCCGACTCTGATGAAGTACGGACCGCAATAATCAACTCCGACAAACGAGAAAGGTCGAATATACGGAGTTATCCTTGAATCGGGGAGAGGTGCCATTTTTGGAGCTTGGGGAACTGCTTTGTAGACGGCACACCAGTTGCACTTCCGTATCTGTTTGCGAATTTCTGTGCGCAAATTAGAAATATGGAACTTCTGTCGAATTTCATTCACAGTTGTTTCCACGTTGCCGTGGCCGTACCGACGATGGTAGTAATCCAAGACTAATCCAGTCACGTAATGGTTTTTCGGAAGAATTATCGGGAACCTCGCATCGTATGATACATAAACGGCGTTACCGATCCGTCCATCCTGTCTTATCACTCCTGATTCTCCGATGAAAGGGGACAGCTTCCGAAGGGGGCTAGTTGTTTCCAATTTCGCTGAGTTTGACTGTAACTTCCGTTTTTCGAGAGCGATTAGTTCATCGGGATAGGCTTCTTTTTGTACAGAATGCCACAGAAACTCTTCTGCCCGTTGTAGTTCTTGTTGCGACAAAACGATGTTAAGCTCAGCATTTTTACCACGGGATAAGTTTCTTATGTTACTGGTGTATCTGAGCAAGAACGCAGTTGTTCGTAGTAATCTCTCCCATTTGGAGAACCTTTCGTATTTGATGATGGGTTCGGATATCTTCCGATGGTGGGCATGTACAGCACGTAGTTCTTCAGCAGTGTCTCCTAGTGGGAGAGTTTTCGTCGGCCACTCCGATTCGTCCAGATACAGAAACTCAGGCCCGATAAACCACCGGCTATTCGCGTCGAAGTTTGGTCCTTTTGTCCATTTCGTTGCTTCGTCGGCTACGTTTAGGCGTGTTGGTACCCAGCGCCATTCGGATACGCAAGTTTCGTCCAGGATCTCGCTGACTCTAACCGCCACAAATTGCCGATATTTCCGCTGGTCCGACTGTATCCACGACAAGACTGTACTGGAATCACTCCAGATGACACGGCGACGTATCGGGAGCGTGTGGTTTTCTTGAATCGATTTCACTAATCTGCTTCCTATGACCGCTGCTTGCAGTTCCAACCGAGGTATTGATAGAGGTTTAATGGGGGCGACCTTCGATTTTGCGGACACTAACGCACAACGTACCAGACCACGATCAACTATACGGAAATAGCCAACACAGGCGTAGGCTTCCTCGCTAGCATCTACAAACACGTGCAGTTCCAGCGTGTCCAAACTCATCGGGGAATAGTTGGAGAAGTAACACCGTGGAATCCTTATGCTATCCAGCTCTTTCAGTACGTTCACCCAGCGACACCAGCGAATGAAGATCTGTTCGGGGATCTTCTCGTCCCAGCCAATGTTGCACCTCCATATATCCTGGATAATACATTTTCCATGTACCACAAAGGCGGATACTAGACCTAGTGGGTCAAAAAGGCTCATTACAACCTTCAAAACTTCACGTTTGGTTGGAACGATCGTGCATTCGATAAGCTTCGAGATACCGTCCCGAAACCGCGTTTGAAAGGTGAATACATCGCTTGATGGCTGCCACAGCATCCCTAAGACCCTTTCGGTGTCGGTTGATTTATCTACTGCAATGCTTTTGGAGACATCTTGAGGGCTACCGTCCCCGACCTGTCTAACGACCTCCTCCGAATTCGAGAGCCAGCTTCTAATCTCAAACCCGGCCTTAGCGTGTACCGTCTTCACTGCTATTGCGGTCGTTGCTGCTTCTTCCACGGAATCCATACTATCCAAGTAATCATCCACGTAGTGGTTATGGATTATGGCATCTGCGGCTTCCGGGAAGTCGTTCTTCCATTCTTCGGCGTTTCGATTTTTGATATATTGTGCAGAACATGGTGAACATGTCGAGCCAAATGTAGCGGCGTTCATAACATAGGTCTGAATTCCATCAGATGGCTTATCTCTCCACAGAAAGAGTTGACTTTGACGATCCTCGGGGCGTATTGAAATTTGGTGAAACATTTCCTTAATATCGCCTGTCACCGCTATTTGACGCTGCCGGAAACGCTGAAGAACTGCCGGGAGAGACGCGAGCATATCTGGTCCCTTAATAAGCATGGAGTTGAAAGACACTCCATCCACCTTTGCCGCAGCATCCCAAACTACCCGAATCTTCCCTGGTTTGTTCGGGTTCACAACGACTCCAAGCGGGAGGTACCAGGTTCTGCGAGGGTCAAACCCGGCCACTTCGTCCGTTGTAGTACGATGAGCATAACCCTTGGATACATAGGCAGCCAGTTGCTGCCTGACGTTTTCGTAAAGCTCAGGTTTTTTCTCTAATCTTCGCTCCAGGCACTTGAGACGCCGCTCTGCCATAGATCTGCTATCCGGAAATTCGAAGTAGTCGTAGCGCCATAGCAGACCCGTTTCAAAACGTCCAGATGAAGTGCGAATCGTAGTTCGCTGCAAAATGTCTCGAGCACGGCGGTCATCTTCTGATTCCACAACGGGTGCTGCTACCACTCCGGTGTTTTCGATAGAGAAGAAATCTTTTACGATATCGTGCAGTTCCCTGTCTTTCGAGCCAGAACATATATGCAGAAGACGGTGTTGATACGGTTCGTGCAGGTCCTCGACAGCTCCGTATATTGTCCAGCCAAGATTTGTCTTTGTCGCAACGGGTTCTGATGATCTTCCAGCGCGCATCTTCAGAGTAACCAGTAGTTCGGTGTTTTCCAACCCAATCAGAATTCTAGGAGGGATCCCGCTGTAACTTTCCACGGGAAGACCCTGTAGGTATCAACAGTATGGACGCGATCTAGGGAGTAACGCTTCTTGGAACCCTTTCCAGAAATGTCCAGTTGAATGACTCTCGAATCTGATTCAGTCCTAGTTACATTGCTTGTCCATTGGAGACATAGAGGTTCCACTTCTCCTTTCACCCCCAGCTGGTCTGCAACTTCCTTCTCCACAAGAGTGAATTCCGACCCATCATCGAGAAAGGCCAAGACGTCGATCGAAGAAGACTTGCTGTACAACGTTACAGGTAGAATACGGAAAAGAGTAGAACGTTGCTTACGACGATGAGTGTTCACCTTTCCGGTTGAAGGTCCTTCAATTCCAGACGGTTGTCGGGACATCGTAGAACTGTCTTCAGGTTTTCCTGGATGCAACAGCGTATGATGTCGTAACTCGCATCCTTCTATGCCACAACCTAACGACTTGCATGGCCATTTTCCATGGGAAATTAAACACCTTCTGCAGAGATGTAACTGCTGAACCAACTTCCAACGTTCTCCTATGTTTCGGCCTTTGAAGACACTGCAATCTCTAACTTTATGGCCGAGCTTTTGACATACTGTACACGGTTTCGGGTGGTCCGGCTGTTTCTCCTCGCATGCTCCGGTTGGTCGACGAACAAAACTGACGTTTTTCTTGTTCTCCTCAGCATGCGCATTGAAATAGCCCTTTTCTCTACCTTTCTGCTTGTCCGGTTTTGCGCTTGTTTCCGTACTGTATGTTACGTTACTAGCAGCCGACGCTATCATAGACATGTAATCGCTGAACGTTCGAAGATCCGCGTTAGCTACTTGCCGTAGATAAAGCGCCCAGTCGAGCTTAATGCCAGCAGGCAGCTTTCCAACCAACTCTTGCAATAGAGTAGGGTTAGACAAGTGATTATCCATGTTCATGGCTCTCAAATGGccacacaagttctgaacagccAGTCCGAAACTCATGACGGTCTCCAGTTTATCTGCTTTCGGGGGCGGTATTGCTCGAACTCTGTTGATAAGACTATTTACCACCAACTCAGGCCGACCATACAACATCTGTAATGTTGCGATGATCTGTGGTACAGATGACGGATGGAGAAGTTGACAGCTCACAGCGTGAAGAGCATTTCCCTTAAGGCAACGCTGGAGCCGcatcaaattttcagcgtctGTGTAACCACACATTCCATTGGAGGTGGTGTAGCTACTGTAGAACAGAGGCCAATCTACGGGGTTGCCATCGAAAACAGGGAGATCTTTTGGAACCACATGGCGAGCAGCGAGCTGTTGTGCATTTGGCCCCATTGGAATCGGCCCTGGTACTTGTGAGATACAAGGGGGTATTTGGGACGACATGATGGGATTCGAACAACTTGAAACAAATGTGACCGGCGGACGGCGAACTGAACTTGAAACCGGTGGACAACCAAACAAGTTAGTGAACGTCATTGCACCCGTTGTTATAGGATGCATACTAATGTTAGAATCAACAGATACTGTGTTCGGTGTCGAATGGTGCTCCGGAAGTTCCAAATCTACCGGTTGTGTTTGGTTCGAAGGGAAAGAAACTATGGC includes:
- the LOC134285193 gene encoding uncharacterized protein LOC134285193, translated to MRAGRSSEPVATKTNLGWTIYGAVEDLHEPYQHRLLHICSGSKDRELHDIVKDFFSIENTGVVAAPVVESEDDRRARDILQRTTIRTSSGRFETGLLWRYDYFEFPDSRSMAERRLKCLERRLEKKPELYENVRQQLAAYVSKGYAHRTTTDEVAGFDPRRTWYLPLGVVVNPNKPGKIRVVWDAAAKVDGVSFNSMLIKGPDMLASLPAVLQRFRQRQIAVTGDIKEMFHQISIRPEDRQSQLFLWRDKPSDGIQTYVMNAATFGSTCSPCSAQYIKNRNAEEWKNDFPEAADAIIHNHYVDDYLDSMDSVEEAATTAIAVKTVHAKAGFEIRSWLSNSEEVVRQVGDGSPQDVSKSIAVDKSTDTERVLGMLWQPSSDVFTFQTRFRDGISKLIECTIVPTKREVLKVVMSLFDPLGLVSAFVVHGKCIIQDIWRCNIGWDEKIPEQIFIRWCRWVNVLKELDSIRIPRCYFSNYSPMSLDTLELHVFVDASEEAYACVGYFRIVDRGLVRCALVSAKSKVAPIKPLSIPRLELQAAVIGSRLVKSIQENHTLPIRRRVIWSDSSTVLSWIQSDQRKYRQFVAVRVSEILDETCVSEWRWVPTRLNVADEATKWTKGPNFDANSRWFIGPEFLYLDESEWPTKTLPLGDTAEELRAVHAHHRKISEPIIKYERFSKWERLLRTTAFLLRYTSNIRNLSRGKNAELNIVLSQQELQRAEEFLWHSVQKEAYPDELIALEKRKLQSNSAKLETTSPLRKLSPFIGESGVIRQDGRIGNAVYVSYDARFPIILPKNHYVTGLVLDYYHRRYGHGNVETTVNEIRQKFHISNLRTEIRKQIRKCNWCAVYKAVPQAPKMAPLPDSRITPYIRPFSFVGVDYCGPYFIRVGRSNVKRWIALFVCQTVRAIHLEVVSSLSTESCKMAVRRFIARRGAPQRIFSDQGTNFHGARKELIQEIAGINGKLAETFTNSNTQWILNPPAAPHMGGSWERLVRSVKTGLAVLSTSRNPDEETFGTVVAEVEAIVNSRPLTHVPLDSEDDEALTPNHFVMLSSSGVVQPAKLPITSKVSLKTNWGHAQHLLDLFWSRWIREYLPNIRGRTKWFEDSPPIKPGDLVIVVEEGMRNSWARGKVVRIYPGKDGRVRVADVQINGKVLQRPVAKLAVIQVQSCDTAGGTSQQYGSGIVGNDHSVYTGLEATMNSRRDKAVTVTLTGTDDRTTDNDIDKA
- the LOC134285194 gene encoding uncharacterized protein LOC134285194 isoform X1 encodes the protein MPTLRPRPERLSIVRELSEEEAATEASCPGCNRPDIAERYMVQCDMCERWYHFSCAKVDEAIKDRSFSCCKCVAVLNQDAKTDSLRSSQSGRSSSSRLANIQLQMQRLAEEQTAQEKLMQETQEFARELREKSVQQEIEIRSNSMKERMERELEFIKKKYNLLQNELNEEDSGSVKSVASQRSASSSVRRWLESQMEAALTSSGQGNAPTSSTSRTGTIRKGTTAQKQASSAGIDQTLDSQLDIQGSQAQVGTSTRVTPVSVQAMQNPTFVSRGLFGVNTEQRSGSFHTTETTRNGTPVSQGPACNTAARPADCSQAQITAHPLNVISPPTSKQIEMARASPRISWDSGTRAKELEEKIRDLQHQLNHLRLQSSEQPQVDSRLLRNSQLNVRQSMETVEPSTIERYVTHTNRFASSTSRGGRLNPAIVSFPSNQTQPVDLELPEHHSTPNTVSVDSNISMHPITTGAMTFTNLFGCPPVSSSVRRPPVTFVSSCSNPIMSSQIPPCISQVPGPIPMGPNAQQLAARHVVPKDLPVFDGNPVDWPLFYSSYTTSNGMCGYTDAENLMRLQRCLKGNALHAVSCQLLHPSSVPQIIATLQMLYGRPELVVNSLINRVRAIPPPKADKLETVMSFGLAVQNLCGHLRAMNMDNHLSNPTLLQELVGKLPAGIKLDWALYLRQVANADLRTFSDYMSMIASAASNVTYSTETSAKPDKQKGREKGYFNAHAEENKKNVSFVRRPTGACEEKQPDHPKPCTVCQKLGHKVRDCSVFKGRNIGERWKLVQQLHLCRRCLISHGKWPCKSLGCGIEGCELRHHTLLHPGKPEDSSTMSRQPSGIEGPSTGKVNTHRRKQRSTLFRILPVTLYSKSSSIDVLAFLDDGSEFTLVEKEVADQLGVKGEVEPLCLQWTSNVTRTESDSRVIQLDISGKGSKKRYSLDRVHTVDTYRVFPWKVTAGSLLEF